GACGATGTACGAGGAAGGGCTAATTAACAAAGAGTTCGCGACCATCAACTCCACCGTATTCAAAAATACGATCCTCTCTGGAAAAGCGGGCATGTGGTCCATGAATGCCAACGAACTGATCCAGTGGGAGAAGCAGATTAAAGCGTCGGTTCCCGATGCCAAAATCGAGATTATCCCTTCCCCTGTCGGCCCGGACGGAAAGGGAGGGTATTATCTGTACGGTCCGGTGACACGTGCCTACTTTATTAATAAGGATGCGGCCGATCCGGCTTCCATTATCCGCTTTTTTAATTGGATGGTGTCCGACGAAGCGGAGAAATTCTTCACGTACGGCACAGAAGGAGAGACCTACACAGAGGATAATGGTGTGATTTCATATACAGCACCAACGGATTCCGCTGGCGTGGACGAAGAGCGTTACCGTCAATCGTTCTTGTGGTTCGTACAGGACACGACATACAACAAAGGCTCCCTATCATTGACAGAAGAAGGCAGAAAGCTGATGAATATTTACGATACGGTTTTAGCCAAAGAAGGTCGGGATGGCATTAACTTTGATCCGCGTTTGGAAGCTTTTGTACAGAATCCCGATATTGCTCCCAATTCGGATACACCTCCTCAGGTATTGCTCACACACATGATTAAGATGGTTTATGGTAAGGAGCCGATCTCCGATTGGCCGAAAGTGGTAGAGGAATGGAAATCCAAAGGCGGCGATCAGGCAATCAAAGAAGCCACCGAGAAATTCAATAAGGGTGAAGGCGTGTCCGCACCGCGTCGCTAGAATTGTTCGGCATAAGTAATGATTACCATTAGCAATCGCAAAGGTATAACGTCAGGAGATTGGACTACCGTGCGGAGGGGATACAAGTGAATAATTTGTTCAAAACGTGGAAAAAGCGCGTTGTCCTTGTTGGCATGTCTATGATTCTCATTAACGGCACCATCGTTCCCATGCATGAAGTTCGGGCAATGGAAGATGTTGTTCCTAGTTCTATTCGTAACACTACACAGGAAGAAAGAGAAAACGTCCCGGAGCCGCAGGGCCCGGAGCTGGAGATTTACGCGGAAAACTTTGATGATCCGGACAATTTTGGCTCTACAGGCGGAATTGCATTGAGAGCTCCCTGGCTCCAGGAAGGGGGAGGAGGAAGCAAGGCCAAGACGTCATCTTCCACCACAGCTCCCTCGCTGCCCAATATGATCAAGATGGACGGAACCGATGCGCTTGCACTGCCTCTAAACTTATCTGGGTACGGAAATATTCGGCTGAGCTACTACACGCGTGCTTCCTCCTATATAAGTGGAAGTGTGATTATCGAATGGTCGAAGGATGGTGGTACATCCTGGGCAACGCTGGAGACATTTGAACTTCCCCCGGGCACCCCGGACCTGAAGAACAAGGAAGGCAATACGCTAAAAAGCTGGACGCTGGGTTCGGAAGCGAACAATAACAGCACGGTTAAAATTCGTTTTCGGACAGGAGATGCCATGCAGGCCAACATGTATATCGACAATGTTGCCATTTACGGTCAGGCTATTCCCGGCATAACGCCTGCCCCCTCCCCAGTACCACCTGGAGAGGGGAATACTGAATTTACGCCACCGGAAGGAGTAACTTTATACGAGGATGTGGAGATCGGTACGGCTGGTGGGCGCTCGATGTATTCATCCATTGCCGTTCCCGAGACAGCGACAGCTGAACCGATGCCAGTCATGATCTATATTCACGGAGGTGGGTGGAACCACGGGGATCGGAAGCAGGCATTGAACTCTATATGCAATTATGTACTCAAACGTGGTTACATCGGTGTATCTCTGGACTACCGGCTGACACCGGAGGCACCTTTCCCTGCCCAGATTCAGGATGTAAAGCTTGCTATCCGATACTTGCGAGCTCATGCAGAGCAGTACAATCTGGACCCAAGCCGTATTGGTGTCTGGGGATCATCGGC
The window above is part of the Paenibacillus sp. 1781tsa1 genome. Proteins encoded here:
- a CDS encoding extracellular solute-binding protein; translation: MKKWMVTGMALLLAATVMAGCSTGSGAKSGENGGDGKTRFSMSLRTLAYTYVEKSPDINQDKWVKKLEDLTNTDLKIVLVPHKEYEQKMVQMFATNDIPDVVQGDGGVNGKEMAGSVEAGVFQPLDELLQQYGQDLLKAVPKEAWDQVTHDGQIYAIPEYLSNPSRRATWIRKDLLDQTGLPVPTTVEETMEVLRAFKKLGVENPYMGREDFKYADTFFGAYDVQQFLSMMEQQGDQIVPKFMDNENMQQALTVYKTMYEEGLINKEFATINSTVFKNTILSGKAGMWSMNANELIQWEKQIKASVPDAKIEIIPSPVGPDGKGGYYLYGPVTRAYFINKDAADPASIIRFFNWMVSDEAEKFFTYGTEGETYTEDNGVISYTAPTDSAGVDEERYRQSFLWFVQDTTYNKGSLSLTEEGRKLMNIYDTVLAKEGRDGINFDPRLEAFVQNPDIAPNSDTPPQVLLTHMIKMVYGKEPISDWPKVVEEWKSKGGDQAIKEATEKFNKGEGVSAPRR